The Tenuifilum thalassicum genome includes the window ATCAATTTTAGATACTTTCATCTTTGAAATACATTTATTTCGTTGATATCCTTCAGTCGCAAATTCAAATGCTTTGTTTGCTATTTCTGGGGTATAAAACATAACTGGGGTTCCTCCCTCGTTTATGCAAAAAATTGACCCTTGGGTTGATGATAAAATTACTATCTCAGAACTTCGGGATATGCTAATATTGTTAATTACCGACAACATTAAAACTCCCCATAAAAACACTACAGAAGCGATAAGGTATCTTCTATTCTTAAGAACCAAGAGTAATGCAAATAAAGCAATTGCTATAGTTAGCATAATGGCCTGCCAATGATTAAAGTATATCGATTTAATGCATGAATAAGGAATGCCTTCAAGGGTTTGGAGCGATTGATTTAAGAACCATGTCAGTAAATTTAGAAGCTTTCCGAAGAATATACCCGCTGGTTCAATAAATGAGAATAATAGAGTACCCAAAGCGATATAAAGGGTAATTGTGGCTAAAGGAATGGCAACAATATTTGTAACTAAAAAAAGTATAGGGAATTGGCCAAAATAATATAGGGTAAGGGGTAGTGTTAGAATTTGAGCAGCAAGCGAAAGGCTAACCAATGTCCAAACGTACTTGAAAATCTTATGCTTAAAATCAACGAGACTATAAATAGGAGGGTAAAAGAAAAATATAGATAAAACTGCTGCATGTGATAGCTGGAAACCTATGTGAAATAGCGATAACGGGTTGATAACAAGAATCAAAAAGGCCGATGCTGCCAACGTATTGTAGCTGTTGGTTTTAAGTTTCAGAGCCTTTCCTATTGCAAACAAAGAGAACATAATAGTTGCACGTTGGACAGATGGAGATAGCCCTGTAATGAAAGCATATCCCCATAAGGCCAATAGCGCAATGAGTAGTCGAGTGAATTTCCATAGTTTTTGATTTGGAAGGAGCGATAGGATGATTAAAACCAAACCATAGATCAATCCAACATGCAGCCCCGAGACAGCCAGAATGTGCATGGCGCCTACGGTTGAATAAACCTGACGTGTTTCATCGTTAAGCAGCGATTTATTTCCTAGAAGCAACGCTGAAACAACTGCTAGTTCTTGGTTTGCAACGCCAACGGTTCTGAATGTTTCTATAGCTTTATTTCTTATATCATAGGCCAATCTAAATACTGGGTTAGCATTGTTCCCAATTTTTTCCCAGTAATTGGTATTGGCATATATGCAGTATGCAATACCCTGTTGTAGCATGTAGGCCTTATAGTTAAATTGATATGGATTTAATGGTTTTGAGAATGTAGTCAGTTTACCAGCTATAGCAATAATATCACCATATCTTAAGTGATAGGAGCTGCTGTCTGACGTTGAAAAATAAATGAGGACTTTGATTGTGCGATTGAGAATTGTATCATTTTGATAATAAATCTCGGCTTTTGCCCTTACACTTTTTTCGCCAAATGAAGGTTCATCAACAATTCTGGCTAAATAATTATTCTGTGAGGCTGAACTAATATTGCTTTTAGGAATACTATTTAGAGTGGCAAAACAGCCTAAGGAGAAAATAAGGAAGTAGATTAATAATCCAGAAACCCAACGAAATTTCCAAGATTTTAGAAACCATATGGATATCGCTAAAACAAGGATTAGCATGATGCTTACCCCGCCAAGTAGCCAAAAATTGGTAAAAATATGGAGTTTGTATTGGAATAAAATACCTATTATAAATGGTAACGCTATCCTTATAAAAGGAACTTCGTGGATTGAGCTAGGAAGTTTAACCATAAAACAGTAACCTAAACTGATTTAAGTTACAGCAATATTGAACCTTATAGTTCTAAAGAATTAAACCACTTATATGCTTCATCTTTACTGTTGAAGAATTTTAGTGGCAGCTTGTATACGTTTGCTACTTGCATGATTAGGTTAAGGTAGTAACGTTTAAAAGCATTTCCGTCAAAAACAACGGCTGCTGCTTTAAGTCCCTGTTCAATTGCCTTAGGAAGGGCAACCTGTTCAAACCATTTCCTACTTTTAGGGCTTATAACACCCTGTTTCCTAATGTCGGATAAATAAAATTTTACTTCAAACATGGAATCTCTTTGAAAAGCAAGAAGAGACTCAAAGAGCGTTTTGTATTCCTCAAAAGTTTGGCTTCCATTCCAGGTCACCTCAACGGTCTTAGTACTTGGGTAATAATAAGCATTGCCATAGGAACTTTTAAAAACTTCTATTGTATCCATAATCGAGGATGTTATTTATGCAATTTAATAGATAAAAAGGTTAATATCAACCTAATATTTATAAACTGCATGAATCGAAGTACATAAAACCGAATTTCATTGTTTAAAGTATTTTTGGGAGATTGGAAGATTGAGTAAATTTGTAACAAAAAGAAGAGATATGTCACTAACTTTTGACCCTAAAGATTTTGATAGTATAATAGTTGTAGGCGATAGGTTATTGATAAAGCCTAAAAATCCTGATGAAAGAACCAAAACAGGATTACTCTTACCCCCAGGTGTTCAAGAAAAGCAAAAAGCGCATAGTGGATATGTTGTAAAGGTAGGACCTGGATATCCACTACCTATGTTAAACGAAACCGATGAACCTTGGAAGAAAAGCCAGAATCAACCCAAATATTTTCCTTTACAAGCCCAGGTTGGCGATTTGGCTGTGTACTTGCGCGACAGTGCCATTGAGGTTGAGTTTAACAATGAAAAGTATGTAATAGTTCCATATTCCTCTATTTTGTTGCTTTTCCGCGATGAGGGGCTGCTAGAATAAACAGATGAAAAGCAAAAATTACGCGATAAAAATTTTGCTATCATCTAATTTCATTTATATTTGCGAATAGATGCTCTACATGAGCATTTGGTTGAATAAGAAAATTGAAATCTACCTTAATATGAAGAAGACAAATCTAATTATCAACATTCTGTTTGGATTAGCAATTGTAGCGCTCTTTGTGCTACATTTTACTTCGGGGAAAAAGGCTAATGTAGAAAGTGCTAATAGTACCCAGGTTCAAGATTTAGGCGAGTTTACTGCTGCGTGGATCGACATGGATACTATTCTCAATAACTACGACATGTATTTTGACATGAAAAGTGAGTTGGAACAAAGCAGTAAGAAGAAAGAGGCCGAACTCACTGCCAAATCAAAAAGTTTTGAAAAACAAGCTCGCGATTTTCAGGATAAAGTTCAGAAGGGACTTGTTACACGTTCCGAAGCACAGCAGCTTCAAGCCGATTTAGCAAACAAGGAGCAGCAGCTATACCAAATGCGCGACGAAATGCGTATGCAACTTGCCGAAGAAGAGCAAGTTAAGTTGCGCAAAATCCATAATAGCATTGTTGAGTACCTAAAGGAGTACAATGCTGACAAAGGTTATAAGCTAATTTTTAGCAGCACATTTGGTGGTCCTGTTCTTTATGGTCACCCAGCAATTGATATTACAAAAGAAGTTCTTGAAGGACTTAATAAAAAGTACGCCGAAACCAAGAAAAACTAAAACCCACCTATACTAAACCTAAACCAACTCGGAACCCTTTCGAATGTTTAGCATGAGAAAGGGTTTCGTTATTTTAGCAAGATGAAGTGGCAAGGATACTTTGATAGAAAAAATTTTAGGCCTAAAATAAAAGAGGTTCCCAAAAAGGAACTTGGAATAGTAGTGGTTATTCCTTGCTATAATGAGCCTAATTTATACGATTCTCTTAAAT containing:
- a CDS encoding ComEC/Rec2 family competence protein → MVKLPSSIHEVPFIRIALPFIIGILFQYKLHIFTNFWLLGGVSIMLILVLAISIWFLKSWKFRWVSGLLIYFLIFSLGCFATLNSIPKSNISSASQNNYLARIVDEPSFGEKSVRAKAEIYYQNDTILNRTIKVLIYFSTSDSSSYHLRYGDIIAIAGKLTTFSKPLNPYQFNYKAYMLQQGIAYCIYANTNYWEKIGNNANPVFRLAYDIRNKAIETFRTVGVANQELAVVSALLLGNKSLLNDETRQVYSTVGAMHILAVSGLHVGLIYGLVLIILSLLPNQKLWKFTRLLIALLALWGYAFITGLSPSVQRATIMFSLFAIGKALKLKTNSYNTLAASAFLILVINPLSLFHIGFQLSHAAVLSIFFFYPPIYSLVDFKHKIFKYVWTLVSLSLAAQILTLPLTLYYFGQFPILFLVTNIVAIPLATITLYIALGTLLFSFIEPAGIFFGKLLNLLTWFLNQSLQTLEGIPYSCIKSIYFNHWQAIMLTIAIALFALLLVLKNRRYLIASVVFLWGVLMLSVINNISISRSSEIVILSSTQGSIFCINEGGTPVMFYTPEIANKAFEFATEGYQRNKCISKMKVSKIDCFAKDDLPEFVSTNNRFGLATIVYRDFLISVPYNDSASHLVTDKILDVDILIANKYTNPSILNLLKPQMVIFDGSIKPWHKKGITSILYEKGISHYDIKHQGYYSTNF
- a CDS encoding STAS/SEC14 domain-containing protein, whose amino-acid sequence is MDTIEVFKSSYGNAYYYPSTKTVEVTWNGSQTFEEYKTLFESLLAFQRDSMFEVKFYLSDIRKQGVISPKSRKWFEQVALPKAIEQGLKAAAVVFDGNAFKRYYLNLIMQVANVYKLPLKFFNSKDEAYKWFNSLEL
- a CDS encoding co-chaperone GroES, with amino-acid sequence MSLTFDPKDFDSIIVVGDRLLIKPKNPDERTKTGLLLPPGVQEKQKAHSGYVVKVGPGYPLPMLNETDEPWKKSQNQPKYFPLQAQVGDLAVYLRDSAIEVEFNNEKYVIVPYSSILLLFRDEGLLE
- a CDS encoding OmpH family outer membrane protein, which encodes MKKTNLIINILFGLAIVALFVLHFTSGKKANVESANSTQVQDLGEFTAAWIDMDTILNNYDMYFDMKSELEQSSKKKEAELTAKSKSFEKQARDFQDKVQKGLVTRSEAQQLQADLANKEQQLYQMRDEMRMQLAEEEQVKLRKIHNSIVEYLKEYNADKGYKLIFSSTFGGPVLYGHPAIDITKEVLEGLNKKYAETKKN